From Lolium perenne isolate Kyuss_39 chromosome 5, Kyuss_2.0, whole genome shotgun sequence, a single genomic window includes:
- the LOC127298502 gene encoding uncharacterized protein has protein sequence MGRSFRAGHQMELEDSVADPFNKNQSFGGLKLYVKELDANTLPPFLARLCDPDKPCRYTEEEVLCVFETAAEVHGCNIVPHISRIVSTIIRIMSSVTGSLHSVGCSKVICAISRYGLDPLGTEQEKSGIISSLCSPLSGWLMSSNECVSSGSALCVTALIQSNNWQFASHELINDICLKVSGALEEVHCQTISHLGLVVALLKQNWLTLEPYGRSLIRSGLSILDESTKERNSQMVISSIQMIHSIMKNLDLSIISSEISSIIQAMERLQDDSVPEISTPAFQAAETAKKLCRQEDCGYGRRISPLAKYGGRHSRKGSYSHSVMDDAEIRDSDSNESLSDDVQSVHRFRDHDSQPSLGQHSVVPGSARARRRLWSNGSDKSHQISSDDFSHTIIPDHHDSAGVIAQSNSAGLLKSLRRSLDVPTRIADPCPTCLTPQTTNRFSQISRRGSFSEDYRMQSTPRKQLQFYNSCSNSKRDTHRLPDSPAFRQIRRCSGQCTDGEVAERNGYWDSIQHDKQCHVQNDDTLIEDLKLPTNGERSDSAGESPSAECQAEKEKMTRGKKGGTNCSRALLLLFICAVAMVALLLAWWKEGQRELYVVPT, from the exons ATGGGTAGGAGTTTCAGAGCGGGGCACCAGATGGAACTGGAAGATTCTGTGGCAGATCCTTTCAACAAAAACCAGTCCTTCGGAGGGTTGAAGCTGTATGTGAAAGAGCTCGATGCAAACACACTTCCACCCTTTCTCGCGCGCCTTTGTGACCCCGACAAGCCATGCAGATACACCGAGGAGGAGGTCTTATGTGTGTTTGAGACTGCTGCAGAAGTCCATGGATGCAACATTGTACCACATATCAGCCGGATCGTTTCAACCATCATCAGAATCATGTCATCAGTCACAGGGTCCTTGCATAGTGTTGGTTGCTCCAAGGTGATATGCGCAATATCCCGCTATGGCCTTGATCCCCTGGGAACAGAACAGGAGAAAAGTGGGATCATTAGTTCTCTCTGCAGTCCGCTTTCTGGTTGGTTGATGAGCAGTAATGAGTGTGTCTCTTCTGGTTCTGCTCTCTGCGTCACTGCACTTATCCAGTCCAACAATTGGCAATTTGCATCTCATGAGTTGATTAATGATATCTGCTTAAAAGTCTCAGGGGCACTGGAGGAGGTACACTGCCAGACTATTTCACACTTAGGCTTGGTGGTTGCTCTATTAAAACAGAATTGGTTGACACTTGAGCCTTATGGGCGGTCTTTGATAAGATCAGGCTTAAGTATATTGGATGAGAGTACTAAAGAAAGAAATTCTCAGATGGTCATATCATCCATTCAAATGATACATTCCATCATGAAGAATCTGGATTTGAGCATCATATCTTCTGAGATCAGTAGCATTATCCAAGCTATGGAGCGATTGCAGGATGATTCAGTACCAGAGATCAGCACTCCAGCTTTTCAGGCAGCCGAGACTGCTAAGAAACTCTGCAGGCAGGAAGATTGTGGGTATGGCAGAAGAATTAGTCCATTGGCAAAATATGGTGGAAGACATAGCAGGAAGGGATCATATTCACATTCTGTTATGGATGATGCAGAGATAAGAGACAGTGATTCAAATGAATCTCTTTCTGATGATGTACAATCTGTTCATCGTTTTAGAGACCATGATTCCCAACCTTCATTGGGACAACACTCGGTTGTACCTGGAAGTGCACGGGCAAGGAGGCGACTATGGAGTAATGGATCTGACAAATCACATCAAATTTCTAGCGATGACTTTTCTCACACTATCATACCTGATCATCATGATAGTGCTGGTGTGATAGCACAATCTAATTCTGCTGGTCTGCTTAAGTCACTGAGGAGGTCTTTAGATGTGCCAACAAGAATTGCTGATCCATGCCCTACGTGTTTGACACCCCAAACTACTAATCGTTTCTCTCAG ATATCTAGGCGAGGAAGTTTCTCAGAAGACTATAGGATGCAGTCAACCCCAAGGAAGCAGCTCCAGTTTTACAACTCCTGCAGCAATTCAAAAAGAGATACTCACAGATTACCTGACAGCCCAGCTTTCAGACAGATACGGCGCTGTTCAGGACAGTGTACAGATGGTGAAGTTGCGGAAAGGAATGGCTACTGGGATTCCATTCAGCATGACAAGCAATGTCATGTACAGAATGATGACACCTTGATAGAAGACCTCAAGTTACCGACCAACGGTGAGCGTTCTGATAGTGCAGGCGAATCACCAAGTGCAGAATGTCAAGCTGAGAAAGAGAAGATGACCAGAGGCAAGAAAGGGGGCACCAACTGCTctcgtgctcttcttcttctcttcatcTGTGCTGTAGCAATGGTCGCGCTCTTGTTAGCTTGGTGGAAGGAGGGTCAGAGGGAGCTGTATGTTGTGCCAACTTAG